In Mustela lutreola isolate mMusLut2 chromosome 1, mMusLut2.pri, whole genome shotgun sequence, one genomic interval encodes:
- the THAP12 gene encoding 52 kDa repressor of the inhibitor of the protein kinase isoform X2 yields the protein MGKQNIPLDGHETDEIPEGLFTPDNFQALLECRINSGEEVLRKRFETTAVNTLFCSKTQQKQMLEICESCIREETLREVRDSHFFSIITDDVVDIAGEEHLPVLVRFVDESHNLREEFVGFLPYEADAEILAVKFHTTITEKWGLNMEYCRGQAYIVSSGFSSKMKVVASRLLEKYPQAVYTLCSSCALNMWLAKSVPVVGVSVALGTIEEVCSFFHRSPQLLLELDNVISVLFQNNEEKGKELKEICHSQWTGRHDAFEILVDLLQALVLCLDGINSDTNIRWNNYIAGRAFVLCSAVTDFDFIVTIVVLKNVLSFTRAFGKNLQGQTSDVFFAASSLTAVLHSLNEVMENIEVYHEFWFEEATNLATKLDIQMKLPGKFRRAQQGNLESQLTSESYYKETLSVPTVEHIIQELKDIFSEQHLKALKCLSLVPSVMGQLKFNTSEEHHADMYRSDLPNPDTLSAELHCWRIKWKHRGKDIELPSTIYEALHLPDIKFFPNVYALLKVLCILPVMKVENERYENGRKRLKAYLRNTLTDQRSSNLALLNINFDIKHDLDLMVDTYIKLYTTRSELPTDNSETIENT from the coding sequence atgggaaaacaaaacataccTCTGGATGGGCATGAAACTGATGAAATTCCAGAGGGTCTCTTTACTCCTGATAACTTTCAAGCACTGCTGGAGTGCCGGATAAATTCTGGTGAAGAGGTTCTGAGAAAGCGCTTTGAGACAACAGCAGTTAACACATTGTTCTGCTCAAAAACACAGCAGAAACAGATGCTAGAGATCTGTGAGAGCTGCATTCGGGAAGAAACTCTCAGGGAAGTGAGAGACTCACACTTCTTTTCCATCATCACTGATGACGTAGTGGACATAGCAGGAGAAGAACACTTGCCTGTGTTGGTGAGGTTTGTTGATGAATCTCATAACCTGAGAGAGGAATTTGTGGGCTTCTTGCCTTATGAAGCTGATGCAGAAATTTTGGCTGTGAAATTTCACACTACGATAACTGAGAAGTGGGGGTTAAACATGGAGTATTGTCGTGGACAGGCTTACATTGTGTCCAGTGGattttcttccaaaatgaaaGTTGTTGCTTCTAGACTTTTAGAGAAATATCCCCAGGCTGTCTACACACTTTGCTCTTCCTGTGCCTTAAATATGTGGCTGGCAAAATCAGTGCCTGTTGTGGGAGTGTCTGTTGCGTTAGGAACAATTGAGGAagtttgttctttcttccatcGATCTCCACAACTGCTTTTGGAGCTTGACAATGTAATTTCTGTCCTCTTTCAGAACAATGAGGAAAAGGGTAAAGAACTGAAGGAGATCTGCCATTCTCAGTGGACAGGCAGGCATGATGCTTTTGAAATTTTAGTGGACCTCCTACAAGCACTTGTTTTATGTTTAGATGGTATAAATAGTGATACAAATATTAGGTGGAATAACTATATAGCTGGTCGAGCTTTTGTACTCTGCAGTGCAGTAACAGATTTTGATTTCATCGTTACCATTGTTGTTCTTAAAAATGTTCTATCTTTTACAAGAGCCTTTGGGAAAAATCTCCAAGGGCAGAcctctgatgtcttctttgcagccAGTAGCTTGACTGCAGTGCTGCATTCACTAAATGAAGTGATGGAAAATATTGAAGTTTATCATGAATTTTGGTTTGAAGAAGCCACAAATTTGGCAACTAAACTTGATATTCAGATGAAACTCCCCGGGAAATTCCGCAGAGCCCAGCAAGGTAACCTGGAATCTCAGCTCACCTCTGAGAGTTACTATAAGGAAACTCTAAGTGTTCCAACAGTGGAACACATTATTCAGGAACTGAAAGATATATTCTCAGAACAGCACCTCAAAGCTCTTAAATGCTTATCTCTTGTACCCTCTGTCATGGGACAGCTCAAATTTAACACATCAGAGGAACACCATGCTGACATGTacagaagtgacttgcccaatcCTGACACACTCTCAGCTGAGCTGCATTGCTGGAGAATCAAATGGAAACACAGGGGGAAAGATATAGAGCTTCCATCTACCATTTATGAAGCCCTCCATCTACCAGACATCAAGTTTTTTCCCAATGTTTATGCATTGCTGAAAGTCCTGTGTATTCTTCCTGTGATGAAGGTTGAGAATGAACGCTATGAAAATGGACGAAAGCGTCTCAAAGCATACCTGAGGAACACTTTGACAGACCAACGGTCAAGTAACTTGGCTTTGCTTAACATAAATTTTGACATAAAACATGATCTCGATTTAATGGTGGACACATATATCAAACTCTATACAACTAGGTCAGAGCTTCCTACAGATAACTCAGAAACCATTGAAAATACCTAA